From Ananas comosus cultivar F153 linkage group 2, ASM154086v1, whole genome shotgun sequence:
TTGGTAGGGAGTTGAGGAGGAAGCTGTTCGGAAGGTACAGGAGGTCGAGGGGGAGCAGAAGCAGGAGCAGGAGCCCTAGCCCGTATTACAGGAGGGAGCGCAGTCGTGATTATGGGGACAATCGTGATCATGGGGATTATAGAGGAAGTGGAAGGAGGAGCAGTGATAGGCATGGAAGACATGATAGAGACGCCGAGAGGCGGAGGCATGGGAGCCCCAGACGAGGGAGCCCGGTGAGAGAGAGTAGTGAGGAGCGGAGGGCTAAGATAGAGCAGTGGAATCGGGAAAGAGAGCAGAGGAATGCGTGAATAATAGGTGATTCTTCAGGCTGGTTTATTACATATGATCTCCTCCTTCAGTGTTTCGAGTTTCCTAGATGACATTTGTGAGGAGCTATGTCcgcttttcttttgtttgtatCCTTTGAGAACACTTTCAGATTCCGTACATTTTGGGCTACTCATTGGAGCTTTAAAGATGCTCTCTCTTTTCAGCTGTGTTGGATGACCGCCTTGAACTTTCTGTTGTCTATTGGACTCTGTTTTGATAGCAAAAACTGTTTCTGTGATTCCGAACAAATTAGTCTTCATGCGCAGGTGATTGCATGGTGTTCAAAAAATTTCTACTGACATGATTAATTTAGATAGTAGGTATTGTGTTTTCACTCCAGCTTTGGTGTTGTTTCTTCAATCTCGCGGGATTCAATCCTTTCGTTGCTCTTGTTCTTGAAAACTCTTAAATCTTCTGATCAAGCTTATTGTGCTGATAGAGCAGACAGGTTGTTTGGTGATTGATTAAGTTCTGCTTCTGTCAGTTCTGAAACCCTGCTTGTTTggtaaaaactaaaaactagACTAAGAAGCTTTGCGCATTTAGCTAGCCACTGCGATGCATTGAATTTTAGGCTTTTTTGGTAGAATATTTCAGTAAAGCGTCATGGTTTTCCTCATGTTTATTGTCTAAGGCAGTAGCTTCTTATATGTGCATGATGGTTATATTATTGACGGATgtggtatattggtgacgtggcgtaacaaaccaatcaaatatatccttttaGGGATAAAtgttccatcatgattgtaaaaaaatatttttattgtacttttgtttgaaaaaaagaaatatgattggcttgttattgatgacgtggtgcaagcgtagcagtgtagaattcctcttTGTCGTGAGATGATGCAAAATTAGTTGATTGAAGTGACTGTGTGCTTTTGGTGCTCGTTTGTTCTGCTTGGTACTTTTGTGATGCATGTATTAAGGAGAAGCTAAACGGCATTTCAACTGTGTATGGAGTTCGTGCTTCCCAGTCGACCTCGTTTCATATTGATTGGGTTGGAACGAATCGGTTAATCCAGTTATTTACAGTTACAAGGTACGGACCATATTTTTATCTTGTGTGAACTTTGGTTTTTCACTGAGAACTTGGGATGGACAATTCCACATTTCACTGAGAACTTTGGTTTAAAATGTAGCAAAGTTCACTGAGAACTTGATACATACAGGGTACTAAACCATAaggggagtatttgaagtttattctaaAACTTATTCCCACTAAGGAATCGATTTTGGCTCAATAGAACGTTTGATAACCTCACGTTGCAAatctgatttttctttttagaatcagaaaattaattttaaaagtctCAGAATTAGAAACAGAAAAAAGTTATttcttaaaatctgattctaattttggtcttaaacttcaaaattttattttaattttaaattcaatatttaaattaaaatttaattttaaattttaatttttgaatttttaaattttagcttttaaattttaaattttgaaaaatagatttcaaactttaaattttaaattttaattttaaattttaaatctcaaattttagattttaaaatttcaaatttcaaatttaagataaaatttaaaatttgacagtttagattttaaaatttaaaattttaaatttttaattttaaattttagattataatttttaatcttcaaattataaatttcaaatatttaaaatttaatttttaaatattcaaaatttaaattttaacttttaatattcaaattttaaatttttattttaaatttcataattattttaaaattaaaatttaaaatttatatttaaactttgaaatttaaaatttaaatatatttaaaatattaatattttatattttaaaattcataattatttatatttttcaatttaaattctaaaattttaaaaccgcATATCTTATCCTGTATTCGTGGCCTGGAATTTTAAAACGGCATATCTTATCCTGAATTTTAAAACCTTATATTTTAAGTCCTATTCTATAcggcaaaaattttaaaaccgcATATCTTATCCTGTATTCGTGGcctggaatttttttttttttttttacgaaattATTCGGACCTTATGACACTTTGCACCCATATTCTTATACAATCCCAAAAACAGGCTCCAAACTATATTCTTCAAAGCACTATACGTGATTAAAAAGCTATACGCAGGAGTGCTGCCCCCCTCAGAATGTGATTTATTGACATTTAATTAACTTAGGCatgtaatttaatatattttttaatataaatttactgaGAAATTAATATTCTACAGGAGAGAATTTGTGAGGTGCATTCCCGCGCAACAAATGCGGCTGTTACCAAAATCATCATCCTGCATTTATCACTCTACGGTTTATTAGCGGAAGCATGATTCCGCATATTCTTCGCTTCGTTATGGGGGCTCccataaaatttcataaaaatgtAAGGGACTTTTCCTGAAATTTCCCAGCGAGATTGGGGCGAAGAGGTAGTATTAGTAAGCATCATCGTCCCCCACATAAATGCGTGGATGTCGCGAACTACACTGACACTCGAGAGAAGCGACAACACTCGAGAGAAGCGGAGATAAGGGGCGAGCGATGGATTCGGATTACGGCGTTCCCCGCGAGCTCTCCGCTCTCCAGAAGAAGCGAGCGCTCTACCAACCCGAGCTCCCTCCGTGTCTCCAGGTCCCTTCTCCCGTTCCCGCTCGTAGGGTTTTATGCGTTCTAGATCGATTCACCATCACCTCCTTCCTCACTCCATGTGAGATCTTTCTTTCTCTTGCTACCTTTCATTTCTCGATCGGATAGTGAGATCGCGAGTTTTGGTTCTTCTTTGTTGGGCTCAGATCGAAATGGTTTTGTGAGTGGTCGCAGTTTTTGGTTATAGGCTGATTCCAATTAAGAGGAAAGCTGTTGTCTTTCTTGATCTGGGTTGGCTCGGGATTTGAATCTGTTCCAAAGGAGGGAACTTTACAGTTACGTTGGTATCTCTATGTTCTGTTTCTTTACGTGCGGCGAGAAAATATTTCATGTGGATTGGTGATTGACGTAATAAGAGGGAGGAAAACctgtttcttttttgaaaatttctaaTTAGAGTTGAATTCTTCTTTTGGTATACTTCGATTTTCtcgttttctctttttgtttctgCTTTGACGATGACATTAATCTTGAAACTGGCCAATAACTGCCAAAGCTTTGACCATGTGTGTGATGGCCATGAGAACGGGGATTTCTTATGAGAGTTCGACAACGCCAATTACATCGATAATGTCTGTTCTTCTCCTTACTACTATTTCTTGTAAAGTCAAGAAATGGAGCATTAACTAAGCCCAAAACTATAACACGATCTTAGGTTGATTAAAGTTTTGTTGTGCTGTTACTTTCCTATATATTCCTTTTCATCTGCATTGCAATTAATTCCTCACATATGGGTTATCTCTTCTTGTCGTCTTTGTTAGGGTACAACCGTGCGGGTTGAGTTTGGTGATGCAACAACTGCTGCAGATCCTGCTGGTGCACATGTGATCAGCCAAGCATTTCCGCACACGTACGGGCAACCCTTGGCTCATTTTCTGAGGGCAGCATCTAATGTGCCTGATGCACAGATTATAACGGAACACCCGCCTATCAGGTTTTTGTCGTTGGTTCTTTCTCTCTATCTTATTTGAAGATTTTCAAGAGTATTTTATCCACATTTCGAGAATTAGGAATTGTATTATTGTAATAAATTGCAGAAGTAGATTATTATATTTCAAGAGACCATGAAACATCGTTTGCAGAGAAGTTTAGATAGACTTCTCCTTGTATTCCTCTTTAGTGGAAATTCGATCGTTGTGCCTGCTCATTAAAGAAATTAGTACATGTGTTGTTCTCATAAGCATGTGAGCACTATTAAAATTAGGACCCAAttcgtttcttttctttttttgctgtGAAATCTGCATGGAGAAGTACATATTTCACCATGCGGACAAGTTCTTCAATGTTTTAGATGCAATCTAGTGACAGTGTTTTAGTAATGTCTATTTCCACATGGATCTCTCCTTCAAGTAGATCCTGCTTATTCCCTGTCGCAGTGGGTCAAAAGTACTTTTCGTATAGCTTGTTGAGGTTTGGGAGCGTACATAGACCATAATAACCTAACATGACTAgctatttaattttgtaatcatTCACTGTCTGAAAAGTGCAGGAGGTTGCTATCTGCATATAGAGCGGTTCTTTAATTGTAATATTATACCGTATTACATGTACAATGTGCTAACTGCTTGCTGGTTATTTAGTTACTAGTTACTATAGAGACTTTCAACTTCCGATTATAACGGTTAACGGTAGATAATGTTATTGTATTATTTCATTAAAAGCCTTCATAATAGCATATGATTATCTCAAACCATCTTTGCTGCAGAGTTGGTGTGGTATTTTGTGGGCGACAGTCCCCAGGAGGTCACAACGTAATTTGGGGTCTTCATGATGCTCTTAAGTTGCACAACCCAAACAGCACATTGCTTGGATTTCTGGGTAAGATTTTTTTATATGTTCTGACCGGCAATGTAGGAAATGTCTGACAAATTTTATTCAGAGTTCTCAATCTCTTTTGTTGTGTGAGTTTGTATTCTCCTTGTCATGTATAATTATCCTTAAATAGGAGAGTATATTCGCAGAATAGTTACTTTACTGTTTCTATCTGTTATGTGGATTAACATTAGTTCCCTTGTGACACTATCCATATTGTCTTCCTACTTATCTTTTTAGGTCGTAATTTCATGTTTAGTCGGgtttctttttcaaatatattgtaGTCCTCCTTTTTTCTAATGAGAATTctacatttttgttttctttctttttatttttctttttttttggggcctTGCGACTCCATCTGCAtagttttgttcttttttattgtgCAAAATCATTCTTGTTGATAGTCCTTTATTTGTTCCTTTACTACTGATTCTTGTACAGGTGGGACTGAAGGTCTTTTTGCGCAAAAAACTTTGGAAATCACAGATGCTGTTCTTTCCACATATAAAAATCAAGGTTCGAGGAAATTGAAATATATTCATACTTCATTTCATATCGACATATTTATTATGCTTCTAAGttctaattataaaaaatgtacttttttttctttccctgtAAAAAGGTGGTTATGATTTGCTTGGCCGAACAAAGGATCAAATCAGAACAACTGAGCAAGTTAATGCTGCAATGGTTACTTGCCAGACGATGAAGTTAGATGGTCTTGTTATTATTGGAGGTATCTTCTACTGTGCTGATTGTTTGATAACTGTTGTGATCATTTTATGTTTACTTATTTAGAATTTCTCTGATAAATGTTAAGGAGTTACATCCAATACGGATGCTGCCCAGCTTGCAGAGACTTTTGCTGAGTCAACATGTCACACAAAGGTACTTGCAATTTTCCCTTGCTATTTATAAGAATTCAAAAATGACTTATTTAGGTTGAGCACGCACTGAAAACTTGTTTATTTTCTGGATCTTATCTTGTGTGAATTTCAATAGTATCTTAAGTTCGCCAGTACTGTCAGTCAAAATGGAGGCCTTGATTCATTACATTTATTTCATGTTAATTTATGTATTGTTATAAGTTAACAGACGGAAGCAAAAATTATGACTACAGGTTGTTGGTGTTCCTGTTACTTTAAATGGAGATCTCAAGAATCAGTTTGTTGAGACAAATGTGGGTTTTGATACTATATGTAAGGTATGTTCCTGTTAGGCAATGTAGTAAAATTGCATGGTTCTTCAGATCCTTGTGATTATATCTTTTTTAGAGAACAAAAAAAGCAGAAAATTTATTTACctgatttatatttatattgctTATTGGTTCGGTTCATAGAGTGCAGTTATTATAAGGTAGATCTAATTTTGTTCTTTATTAGTTGTAGAGACCTCTAAAAAACAGAAATGGGCTtagattttgaaaaacttaACTGGCTGTAGGGTAAgtcttaattttctcttttctgaCAAACAGAATCAGTTTCAGTGGAGCTTATTTTTGTGCCTTCTTATTGCAGGTCAACTCGCAGCTGATTAGTAATGTCTGCACAGACGCTCTTTCGGCAGAGAAGGTGACCCATTATTTATGTAGCTAGGGCTCCTTAATTGTTGACCAAGCTGTGGCATTTCTTGATTTCTGGTTTCAAAATTCTAGCATTTCCTGACACTATGATATTTCCTCTTGACATGAGTAATCTGTTACCAGAGTCTTGACATCAGTAATCCGCAGAAAAAAAACTCATGCCAGCATTTCAGTTGCATATAGATGGGTTAGTTGGAGGATTCCAGGCTTGAGCCCAAACCTTGCTCAACCTGGCCAGTCTGCGGTTATCCTACTCTTTAAGTTGGGCCGTCCCGGCCCTCTGGGTCCTGTGGGCTCCCTGCCTGCCCGGTTATCCACCCTAGCATAAAATGGATTTCTCATGGTTGCCATCACCTGACCTAATTTGCTTTAGGCTCTGCTGCGACTAGTGAGCTTAGTGGATCTCACATTGACAGTGTTAGATTCTGGCTCTATGTTAATGTTCCCAAGCTTGAGAGAATGTGGTTTCTGACGCAACTCTGACTGGGGCCTTGTGGGATTTTGTGGTACATTAAGGCTGGATTTTGGGCCTGAAACATGCCACCTATCAACATTCACCACTTGAATTTCTGGGCATTGAACAGGCACCATGAATGGGCCCTATATCTGTTGTTAAGTAGCCCAGTCCTGTCCATTGTCAAGCCCAAGTAGCACATGAGTAGCATTTATAAGTTCCTAGATTAACTTTCCCTATGACAGCTAATATACTGTTTTACATTTTGGTTGCAGTATTATTACTTTATTCGCCTGATGGGCCGTAAGGCATCTCATGTGGCTTTGGAATGCTGTTTGCAGTCCCACCCAAACATGGTGAGGCTTCACattttgttgcactattttctGTATCTAGGATAAGTTGTGTGCTTTAAGTAAGTTCTGTTTCATGTGTTGATCCTTAGTTATCCGATCCTTTTTCAGGTTATCCTAGGTGAGGAGGTTGCCGCATCAAAGCTTACTCTTTTTGACCTAACAAAACAGATCTGCGATGCGGTTCAAGCTAGGGGGGAAAAAGGTTAAGAGTTTTCAGAAGGTTTTTTTGAgacctttatttttttcattttgttattTGTCATTTGTTTATGGTGCAGATAAGTATCATGGGGTCATCCTTATACCTGAGGGACTTGTGGAAAGTATTCC
This genomic window contains:
- the LOC109723498 gene encoding pyrophosphate--fructose 6-phosphate 1-phosphotransferase subunit alpha-like, producing MDSDYGVPRELSALQKKRALYQPELPPCLQGTTVRVEFGDATTAADPAGAHVISQAFPHTYGQPLAHFLRAASNVPDAQIITEHPPIRVGVVFCGRQSPGGHNVIWGLHDALKLHNPNSTLLGFLGGTEGLFAQKTLEITDAVLSTYKNQGGYDLLGRTKDQIRTTEQVNAAMVTCQTMKLDGLVIIGGVTSNTDAAQLAETFAESTCHTKVVGVPVTLNGDLKNQFVETNVGFDTICKVNSQLISNVCTDALSAEKYYYFIRLMGRKASHVALECCLQSHPNMVILGEEVAASKLTLFDLTKQICDAVQARGEKDKYHGVILIPEGLVESIPELYALLQEIHGLHGKGVSVDNISSHLSPWASALFEFLPPFIRKQLLLHPDSDDSAQLSQIETEKLLAQLVETEINRRLKEGTYKGKKFNAICHFFGYQARGSLPSKFDCDYAYVLGHVGYHILAAGLNGYMGTITNLKNPVAKWRCGAAPFTAMMTVKRWSRSPSTTQIGKPAVHPAAVDLKGKAYELLRHSASRFLMDDIYRNPGPLQFDGPGGDLKATTLCVEDRDYMGRIKLLEEYLNKVKSIVKPGCSQDVLKAALSAMASVTDMLNIMSSPSFGAESRI